In one window of Chryseobacterium sp. JV274 DNA:
- a CDS encoding TonB-dependent receptor — protein sequence MKKQYAFIGLLVSGLMISQTVKDSIASKGIEDVVIVASRKPTKISEVPGTVWVVQKEKIQEQAKSGVPIKEMLSILIPSMDIGPQGRTNYGQNMRGRSALVMIDGVSLNSIRAISRQLDAIDPFNIERIEVLSGASSIYGGNATGGIINIITKIPSKKGISGETELGVRSGFMGKEDHDFRVAQSIAAKGDKFFGRLGVAYQQNGGVYGADQKQLFTDITQTDLQYNQSIDILATGGYQFNNKHKITASVQYYNSKFNGDRSLFLGENLSAFTTKNASLLEMRDGFSSDKNVGTERYMATVAYNGNGILGGQDLYVQLATRGEKLGFYPFPGNVTLQTGRIPYMSSSQQDTYYSGIKALLSKSWRGLNVTYGADFDFEKFEGTQSVYDIAKTMSSGGLVNETKYSLGRYPTNHSQSYAGYVQAKYNILPKLQLNAGIRYQHINVKMDDFVGSEQQTQIAMGYGSSASAIPGGESSYNVTLANAGLLYKFNEQHQVWGTFSQGASLADPAKFYGIGQYKLVGTNWDVVSSINVKEQPLQAIKTNQFEVGYRVNRGGLRAQIAGFLSNSDKTVAVDKKTFQILVNDLKLRNMGIEAEVSYSLSNGVYFGASGLLIKSEVDNKGEWQKQEIYNASPSKLVTYIGYNIKNWSFRFQSLQNFKQKDELNNVVEGYNTSDLMMGYRFNWGKFNLGIQNIFNTDYQTIWSKRSQVLYSTYGLPELFNYKGRGRTFNLSYTFEF from the coding sequence ATGAAAAAGCAGTATGCATTCATAGGTCTTTTGGTTTCGGGGTTGATGATTTCCCAGACAGTAAAAGATTCTATAGCCTCTAAAGGTATTGAAGATGTGGTTATCGTAGCCTCCAGAAAGCCTACAAAAATCTCTGAAGTTCCGGGAACGGTTTGGGTGGTACAGAAAGAAAAGATCCAGGAACAGGCCAAAAGTGGAGTTCCAATCAAAGAGATGTTGTCGATTCTGATTCCTTCTATGGATATTGGTCCACAGGGAAGAACCAATTACGGACAGAATATGAGAGGACGTTCTGCGCTCGTGATGATAGATGGAGTTTCTCTGAATAGTATCCGTGCAATAAGCCGTCAGTTGGATGCAATAGATCCTTTTAATATCGAAAGAATTGAAGTCCTTTCAGGAGCAAGTTCAATTTATGGAGGTAACGCTACCGGTGGAATTATCAATATTATTACAAAGATTCCTTCCAAAAAAGGAATTAGCGGTGAGACTGAATTGGGTGTACGTTCAGGATTTATGGGAAAAGAGGACCATGATTTCCGTGTTGCTCAGTCTATTGCAGCTAAAGGAGACAAATTCTTCGGGAGATTGGGAGTAGCCTATCAGCAGAATGGTGGGGTGTATGGAGCTGATCAGAAACAGCTTTTTACAGATATTACACAGACGGATCTTCAGTATAACCAGTCGATTGACATCCTTGCTACTGGAGGATATCAGTTTAATAATAAACATAAAATAACAGCCTCTGTTCAGTATTATAATTCTAAATTTAATGGAGACAGAAGTTTATTTTTAGGTGAAAATCTAAGCGCATTTACTACAAAAAATGCTTCATTACTCGAAATGAGAGATGGTTTCTCATCCGATAAAAATGTTGGGACGGAGCGTTATATGGCTACTGTAGCTTATAATGGAAACGGAATTTTAGGCGGACAGGACCTGTATGTGCAATTGGCTACCCGAGGTGAAAAATTAGGATTCTATCCATTCCCGGGAAATGTTACTTTGCAGACAGGAAGAATACCTTACATGTCCTCCTCACAGCAGGATACTTATTATTCTGGGATTAAAGCTTTATTATCCAAATCATGGAGAGGACTGAATGTTACGTATGGAGCAGACTTCGATTTTGAAAAGTTTGAGGGCACCCAATCTGTTTATGATATTGCAAAAACAATGTCCAGCGGGGGCTTAGTCAACGAAACAAAATACAGTCTGGGAAGATATCCAACCAATCATTCACAGAGTTACGCCGGATATGTTCAGGCAAAATATAATATCCTGCCGAAATTACAACTGAATGCAGGAATCCGTTATCAGCATATCAATGTGAAGATGGACGACTTTGTGGGCTCAGAACAGCAGACACAGATTGCAATGGGGTATGGAAGCTCAGCATCCGCAATTCCGGGAGGTGAAAGTTCTTATAATGTGACCCTGGCCAATGCCGGATTGTTATATAAATTCAATGAACAGCATCAGGTTTGGGGAACCTTTTCCCAGGGAGCAAGTTTAGCAGATCCTGCTAAGTTCTATGGTATCGGGCAATATAAGCTTGTGGGGACAAACTGGGATGTTGTATCCAGTATCAATGTAAAAGAACAGCCGCTGCAGGCTATCAAAACCAATCAGTTTGAAGTAGGATACCGCGTTAACAGAGGAGGTTTAAGAGCTCAGATTGCTGGCTTCCTGAGTAATTCTGATAAAACGGTAGCTGTAGATAAAAAGACCTTCCAGATTCTTGTGAATGATTTAAAATTAAGAAACATGGGAATCGAAGCTGAGGTTTCTTATTCCTTAAGCAATGGGGTTTATTTCGGAGCAAGCGGACTTTTGATTAAATCTGAGGTAGATAATAAAGGAGAGTGGCAGAAACAGGAAATTTACAATGCTTCTCCTTCAAAATTGGTGACCTATATCGGATATAATATTAAAAACTGGTCATTCAGATTCCAGTCTTTGCAGAATTTCAAGCAGAAAGACGAGCTTAATAATGTTGTAGAAGGTTACAATACTTCAGACCTGATGATGGGATACCGATTCAACTGGGGGAAATTCAATTTAGGAATCCAGAATATATTTAATACAGATTATCAGACAATATGGAGCAAGCGTTCCCAGGTGTTGTATTCTACATATGGACTTCCTGAATTGTTTAATTATAAAGGAAGAGGAAGAACATTCAACCTTTCTTACACTTTTGAATTTTAA
- a CDS encoding siderophore-interacting protein: protein MAKISTGQIVAEVTRKEYITDHFIRVYLYSPEVQLFKNTMVGDNNKIAVPPVGLNEIHFPTLDENHQWIYPPKEVAPAIRTYTHRGIDLEKNELIIDFVDHGDGGPSSKWVREAEAGSKLGVMMRLEGKELYPAADWYLLVGDATAIPVISAILETLPETAKGICIIEVHGKEDEQLLETKAQIDFKWLHNAQPQISSEIANAVKSIDLPETKKFGYVACEFSSVKEIRTYLRKEKNWASQELYAYSYWKAGVAENESQADRHREKDSMEQKIGDR, encoded by the coding sequence ATGGCTAAAATTTCAACAGGGCAGATTGTTGCCGAAGTAACCAGAAAAGAATACATTACTGACCATTTTATCAGAGTGTATTTGTACTCACCGGAAGTTCAGTTGTTCAAAAATACTATGGTGGGAGACAATAATAAGATTGCAGTTCCTCCAGTTGGTTTGAACGAGATTCATTTCCCGACACTGGATGAAAATCATCAGTGGATATACCCGCCTAAAGAAGTGGCTCCAGCCATCAGAACCTATACCCACAGAGGAATTGATCTGGAGAAAAACGAATTGATCATCGACTTTGTAGATCACGGAGACGGTGGGCCTTCCTCCAAATGGGTGAGGGAAGCTGAAGCGGGTTCAAAGCTTGGAGTCATGATGCGTTTGGAAGGAAAAGAACTGTATCCTGCTGCAGATTGGTATCTGTTGGTGGGAGACGCTACTGCCATTCCGGTGATCAGTGCGATTTTGGAAACTCTTCCTGAAACAGCAAAAGGAATATGTATCATCGAAGTTCATGGAAAAGAAGACGAACAACTGCTTGAAACGAAAGCCCAGATTGATTTTAAATGGCTGCACAATGCACAACCTCAGATCAGCAGTGAAATTGCCAATGCCGTAAAAAGCATTGATCTTCCCGAAACTAAAAAATTTGGCTACGTTGCCTGTGAATTTTCAAGCGTAAAAGAAATCCGTACTTATCTGAGAAAAGAGAAAAACTGGGCTTCACAGGAATTATATGCTTATTCTTACTGGAAAGCAGGTGTAGCAGAGAATGAATCGCAGGCGGACAGACATAGGGAGAAGGATTCGATGGAGCAGAAAATAGGTGATAGATAG
- a CDS encoding class I SAM-dependent methyltransferase: MKDLMGRAIWDYYHNENPEDLQTETSISELDELPVDYLFRDFEEMNDIEQKALDLSEGKVLDIGAGAGSHSLYLQNERNLEVIALDISPKSIEVCQLRGIKKAVCKNMLEFSGETFDTILLLMNGTGVFEKLAKIDTYLQKLHTLLNDKGQILIDSTDILYMFDRDKDGGVYIPAGGYYGELDYIVHYKGESEEPITWLYLDFNTLKNAAENNGFKIERVLKDEDSYLAKLTKK, encoded by the coding sequence ATGAAAGATTTAATGGGCAGAGCGATCTGGGATTATTACCACAATGAAAATCCGGAGGATCTGCAGACTGAAACATCAATTTCTGAGCTGGATGAACTTCCGGTGGATTATTTATTCAGAGATTTTGAAGAAATGAACGATATTGAACAGAAAGCACTGGACTTATCCGAAGGAAAGGTTCTGGATATCGGAGCGGGTGCAGGTTCTCATTCTTTATATCTTCAAAATGAAAGAAATCTTGAGGTAATCGCATTGGATATTTCACCAAAATCTATTGAAGTCTGCCAGCTGAGAGGAATTAAGAAAGCAGTTTGCAAAAATATGCTTGAGTTTTCAGGAGAGACTTTTGATACGATTTTATTATTGATGAACGGTACAGGAGTTTTTGAAAAGCTTGCTAAAATAGATACCTATCTTCAGAAGCTGCATACTTTATTAAATGATAAAGGGCAGATTCTCATTGACAGTACGGATATTCTTTATATGTTCGACCGCGATAAAGATGGCGGAGTGTATATTCCTGCAGGTGGATATTACGGAGAACTGGATTACATAGTTCATTATAAAGGCGAATCTGAAGAACCGATTACCTGGCTGTACCTTGATTTCAATACTTTGAAAAATGCGGCTGAAAATAACGGCTTCAAAATAGAAAGAGTTTTAAAAGACGAAGATTCTTACTTGGCAAAGCTCACTAAGAAATAA
- the metG gene encoding methionine--tRNA ligase, with translation MSNRKMITAALPYANGPVHIGHLAGVYIPADVYARFQRRLGKDVAFICGSDEHGIPITIRAKKEGVTPQDIVDKYHGIIKKSFADLGISFDEYSRTTSKNHYETSQDFFKVLYEKGKFTEEISEQYFDEQAGEFLADRYIVGTCPNCGNENAYGDQCEKCGSTLSPSELINPKSMLSGNVPILKETKNWYLPLNEYEDFLNEWIIEGHKDDWKPNVYGQVKSWLNDGLKPRAMTRDLNWGVPVPLPNAEGKVLYVWFDAPIGYISFTKEWAEKNGKDWKDYWQSENSDLVHFIGKDNIVFHCIIFPAMMKAHGDYIMPKNVPAFEFLNLENDKISTSRNWAVWAHEYVEDFPGQQDVLRYALLSSAPETKDNNFTWKDFQTKNNSELVGIFGNFINRVAVLIHKYYDGVVPQGDVNSPELQEINKSAKEISGFLENYEFRNSLTALMNLARFGNQYLQTEEPWKTIKDNPEKAAQSLFVGAQIAVALAQLCEPFIPFSSEKLLNMFNVEKKDWNTIESQAVLIETGHKINESSLLFSKIEDDVIEAQIQKLENTKQNNKKTNPNANPMKEEITFDDFTKIDLRTATITEAEKVEKADKLLKLTVDTGVDVRTVVSGIAESFTPEEVIGKQVMILLNLAPRKIRGIESQGMLLLTTKPDGKLSFVTPDDSNVENGIEIG, from the coding sequence ATGTCAAACAGAAAGATGATTACGGCAGCTTTGCCTTATGCAAACGGGCCGGTTCATATAGGACATTTGGCAGGTGTTTATATTCCTGCGGATGTTTACGCAAGATTTCAGAGAAGATTAGGAAAAGATGTAGCGTTTATCTGTGGTTCAGATGAGCACGGAATTCCTATTACCATAAGAGCCAAAAAAGAAGGAGTTACTCCTCAGGATATTGTTGACAAATATCACGGGATCATTAAAAAATCTTTTGCTGATCTGGGAATTTCATTTGATGAATATTCAAGAACAACGTCTAAAAACCATTATGAAACCAGTCAGGATTTCTTTAAGGTATTATACGAAAAAGGAAAATTCACAGAAGAAATTTCTGAGCAGTATTTTGATGAGCAGGCAGGAGAATTCCTTGCTGACCGCTATATTGTAGGAACGTGTCCTAATTGTGGTAATGAAAATGCTTACGGAGACCAGTGTGAGAAATGTGGTTCTACCCTTTCTCCTTCCGAGCTGATCAATCCGAAATCTATGCTTAGCGGAAATGTTCCTATCCTTAAAGAAACAAAAAACTGGTATCTGCCATTAAACGAATACGAAGACTTTTTAAACGAGTGGATCATTGAAGGCCATAAAGACGATTGGAAGCCTAACGTGTACGGACAGGTTAAATCATGGCTGAATGACGGCCTTAAGCCTCGTGCGATGACCAGAGATCTGAACTGGGGTGTTCCGGTTCCGCTTCCGAATGCAGAAGGGAAAGTATTGTACGTATGGTTTGATGCGCCTATCGGTTATATTTCTTTTACCAAAGAATGGGCTGAGAAGAACGGAAAAGACTGGAAAGATTACTGGCAGAGCGAAAACAGTGACCTGGTACACTTTATCGGAAAGGATAATATTGTATTCCACTGTATTATTTTCCCTGCGATGATGAAGGCTCACGGAGATTATATCATGCCTAAAAATGTTCCTGCTTTTGAATTCCTGAACCTTGAGAACGACAAGATCTCTACTTCAAGAAACTGGGCAGTATGGGCTCATGAATATGTGGAAGACTTCCCTGGCCAACAGGATGTATTAAGATATGCTCTTCTTTCATCTGCTCCGGAAACAAAAGATAATAACTTTACATGGAAGGATTTCCAGACTAAGAATAATTCTGAATTGGTAGGTATCTTCGGAAACTTCATCAACAGAGTCGCTGTTCTTATTCATAAATATTATGACGGTGTTGTTCCGCAAGGAGATGTAAACAGTCCCGAATTGCAGGAAATAAATAAATCAGCAAAAGAAATCTCAGGATTCCTTGAAAATTATGAGTTCAGAAATTCACTAACTGCATTGATGAATCTTGCCCGTTTTGGAAACCAGTACCTTCAAACAGAAGAACCTTGGAAAACCATTAAGGACAACCCGGAAAAAGCAGCTCAGTCTTTATTCGTGGGAGCACAAATAGCTGTTGCTTTAGCTCAGTTATGTGAACCTTTCATACCTTTCAGCTCTGAAAAGCTATTGAACATGTTCAACGTTGAAAAGAAAGACTGGAATACGATTGAAAGTCAAGCAGTTTTAATTGAAACAGGACATAAAATCAACGAATCATCTCTTCTTTTTTCAAAAATTGAAGACGATGTCATTGAAGCTCAAATCCAAAAACTAGAGAACACAAAACAAAACAATAAAAAAACAAACCCTAACGCAAACCCTATGAAAGAAGAGATCACGTTTGATGACTTTACTAAAATAGACCTTAGAACAGCAACCATTACAGAAGCTGAAAAAGTAGAAAAAGCAGATAAATTATTAAAACTTACTGTAGACACAGGAGTAGATGTAAGAACTGTTGTTTCCGGGATTGCAGAAAGCTTCACTCCTGAAGAAGTAATCGGTAAGCAGGTAATGATCCTGCTGAACCTTGCTCCTAGAAAAATCAGAGGAATTGAATCTCAGGGAATGTTATTATTAACAACAAAACCAGACGGAAAATTATCTTTCGTAACACCGGATGACAGCAATGTTGAAAACGGTATTGAGATCGGATAA
- a CDS encoding SusC/RagA family TonB-linked outer membrane protein, translated as MNNFTTVLKIAPAFLLASTIMHAQTKDSVPQEKKIEEVVLIGYGKQKKSDLTGSITSVTAKDFNGGATSAGQLIQGKTPGVQITNNSGAPGSGTKIRIRGTSSLSGENSPLIVIDGVPQDFVGMNGVSDPLSLINPNDIETFDILKDASATAIYGNRASNGVILITTKKGTAGKFKVNFSTVTSVSTKMGKVDVLNAQEFRDFVNTNPYAPAGYKTKLGNADTDWQDQIYQAAWGTDNNVALSGGIKGLPYRLSLGYNEQNGIVKSNSFRRTSVGLNLNPKFFDNHLSVNVNAKGTFTDNRFVDGGVIKAATYFDPTQPVYSGNSNYGGYYEWLDSGSATGFNVNANSNPLGMINGVRDVSSVLRGLGNIQLDYKFHFLPDLHFNVNAGYDYTKSDGHKFKDARLRPGFEDKGSSNFYSMEKKNKLLETYFNYVKNISAINTGVDITAGYSYQDFNIYLPGAITYRGTGINSQDLDFKTQNTLISFYGRAIFTIANKYVISGSVRKDGSSRFFNGTRDNVWGVFPGVSLAWKLNEENFIKNISSISTLKLRAGWGKTGQQELPALNGNKPNNYPAFAAYNPSYQGAGYQFGNEFYFMFRPANYNPNLTWETTTTKNLGLDFGFNKNRITGSIDVFRKDTKDLLVYADEPAGGLSNASWQNVGDMKNEGIEGSITVIPVKNQNTTWEVSFNATHYKPVITKLKDRADESFNMEVGGIEGGSGNRIQAHAVGYAPNSFWVYQQVYDTNGKPVDGAFVDRNGDGTISTKDMYYYKSTTPDAILGFSTKVSHKNWDFALSARAVLGNYVYNNAASNSSLQSASTNEYLQNVFATAPQYQFSVPQYKSDIYVENASFLRLDNINVGYNFGEIFTKGSNLKVYAMAQNVFVITKYSGVDPEVFGGIDNGYYQMPKIYSLGFNFQF; from the coding sequence GTGAATAATTTTACAACAGTATTGAAAATTGCGCCCGCTTTTTTATTGGCCAGCACAATAATGCATGCGCAGACTAAAGACTCTGTTCCTCAGGAGAAGAAAATTGAGGAAGTTGTATTAATCGGGTATGGAAAGCAGAAAAAATCTGATCTTACCGGTTCTATAACTTCAGTCACAGCAAAAGACTTCAACGGAGGAGCAACTTCTGCAGGGCAGCTGATCCAGGGTAAAACACCAGGAGTACAGATTACCAATAACAGTGGAGCACCAGGATCCGGAACCAAGATCCGGATAAGGGGAACATCTTCCTTAAGTGGAGAAAACTCCCCATTGATCGTAATTGATGGAGTTCCCCAAGATTTTGTGGGGATGAATGGTGTTTCTGATCCTTTATCCTTAATTAACCCTAATGATATTGAAACATTTGATATTCTTAAAGATGCTTCTGCGACTGCTATATATGGTAACAGAGCTTCGAATGGGGTTATTCTTATTACAACTAAGAAAGGAACAGCAGGAAAGTTCAAAGTGAATTTCTCAACGGTAACTTCGGTTTCTACCAAAATGGGAAAAGTGGATGTGCTGAACGCTCAGGAATTCAGGGATTTTGTTAATACCAATCCATATGCACCAGCAGGCTATAAAACCAAACTTGGAAATGCTGATACTGACTGGCAGGATCAGATTTATCAGGCAGCATGGGGCACAGATAATAACGTAGCCCTTTCAGGAGGTATTAAAGGTTTGCCATACCGTTTATCATTAGGATATAATGAGCAGAACGGGATTGTAAAATCAAATTCTTTCCGCAGAACTTCTGTAGGATTAAACTTAAACCCTAAATTCTTTGATAATCATTTATCAGTGAATGTAAATGCAAAAGGAACATTTACGGATAATAGATTTGTAGACGGAGGAGTGATCAAGGCGGCTACCTATTTTGATCCTACACAACCAGTATATTCAGGAAATTCTAATTATGGTGGTTATTATGAATGGCTGGATTCCGGATCTGCAACAGGATTTAATGTAAATGCCAACTCGAATCCACTTGGAATGATCAATGGTGTAAGAGATGTGTCTTCTGTTCTAAGGGGATTGGGAAATATTCAGTTAGATTATAAGTTTCACTTTCTTCCGGACTTGCATTTCAATGTGAACGCTGGATACGATTATACAAAAAGTGATGGACACAAGTTTAAAGATGCTCGTCTGAGACCAGGTTTTGAAGATAAAGGAAGTTCAAATTTCTATTCTATGGAAAAGAAAAATAAACTTTTGGAAACCTACTTTAATTATGTGAAAAATATCAGTGCTATTAATACTGGTGTGGATATTACTGCAGGGTATTCTTATCAGGATTTCAATATTTATCTTCCAGGAGCGATCACTTATAGAGGAACAGGAATTAACTCGCAAGATTTAGACTTCAAAACTCAGAATACGTTGATTTCATTTTATGGAAGAGCTATTTTTACCATAGCTAACAAATATGTTATTTCAGGATCGGTTCGTAAAGATGGTTCTTCGAGATTCTTCAACGGAACCAGAGATAATGTATGGGGAGTTTTCCCGGGAGTTTCTTTAGCATGGAAGCTTAACGAAGAAAATTTCATCAAAAATATATCCTCTATCAGTACATTAAAGCTAAGAGCAGGATGGGGTAAAACTGGTCAGCAGGAATTGCCAGCACTTAATGGTAACAAACCTAATAATTATCCGGCTTTTGCAGCTTATAATCCAAGTTATCAGGGAGCGGGCTATCAGTTTGGAAATGAATTCTATTTTATGTTCAGACCTGCTAACTACAATCCGAATCTTACCTGGGAAACTACTACTACCAAGAACTTAGGATTGGATTTTGGGTTTAATAAAAACAGAATTACCGGATCAATAGATGTCTTCAGAAAAGATACCAAAGATCTTCTTGTATATGCTGATGAACCGGCAGGAGGCTTAAGTAACGCGAGCTGGCAAAATGTCGGAGATATGAAAAATGAGGGTATTGAGGGAAGTATTACAGTAATCCCGGTTAAAAACCAAAATACAACCTGGGAAGTAAGCTTTAATGCTACGCATTATAAACCGGTAATCACGAAGCTTAAAGACCGAGCAGATGAGTCTTTCAATATGGAAGTAGGAGGGATTGAAGGAGGTTCAGGAAACAGAATTCAGGCTCATGCAGTGGGATATGCACCTAATTCATTCTGGGTATATCAGCAGGTATATGATACCAATGGAAAGCCTGTTGACGGTGCTTTTGTAGACAGAAATGGTGATGGTACAATCAGTACAAAAGATATGTATTACTACAAATCCACAACCCCTGATGCAATTTTAGGTTTCTCTACCAAAGTATCTCACAAGAACTGGGATTTTGCATTAAGTGCAAGAGCTGTATTAGGAAATTATGTATATAATAATGCTGCTTCCAATAGTTCTTTACAATCTGCATCTACCAACGAATATCTTCAAAATGTGTTCGCAACAGCGCCTCAATATCAATTCTCTGTTCCTCAGTATAAATCAGATATTTATGTTGAGAATGCTTCATTCCTGAGACTTGATAATATCAATGTCGGATACAATTTCGGAGAAATTTTCACAAAAGGGAGTAATCTGAAAGTATATGCGATGGCACAGAATGTCTTTGTAATTACTAAATACTCAGGAGTAGATCCTGAAGTTTTTGGTGGAATAGATAACGGTTACTACCAAATGCCTAAGATTTATTCTTTAGGTTTTAACTTTCAATTTTAA
- a CDS encoding RagB/SusD family nutrient uptake outer membrane protein yields the protein MKLNRIKLKNIVLPLSAVFLLTAASCVKDLEREPITDVTSASIYKDFANYKNVLAKLYGGLAMGGQISGDGDQPDSDINGINGGFSQYTRLMYTLNVVTTDEAVIGWNDGNLHTLHKMTWDASNEFIAAMYYRVYTEIAFCNEFLRNVTDEKLASNNITGDNLAQAKLMRAEARFLRAQSYYHAIDMFGNVPFVDESYLPGSVNPPQRIERKALFNFIESELLAVAGELKDPKTNEYGRADKAAVWSLLAKLYLNAEVYTGTQRNTDCITYCNKVIAAGYSLKPKYDDLFLADNNINNPEQILSVNFDGINTQTNGGTTYLVHAAIGGDMKAADFGVNGGWSGLRTTKAFVGLFPTNGSDKRGRFFTSGQNLEINDLGSFTDGYAFIKFKNVKSNGSVGAHTNWVEADIPLYRLADIYLMYAEAVLRGGAGGNQATAIGYINQLRERAYGNTSGDVSSINLNFILDERGRELSWEMTRRSDLIRFNKYTTGDYVWPWKGNVKDGKAVESYRNLFPIPAKDIVANPNLIQNPGY from the coding sequence ATGAAACTAAATAGAATTAAACTTAAAAATATAGTATTGCCTCTTTCAGCAGTATTTTTATTGACAGCAGCTTCTTGTGTGAAAGATCTTGAAAGAGAACCTATCACAGATGTTACTTCAGCCAGTATTTATAAAGATTTTGCCAACTATAAAAATGTTTTGGCAAAACTTTACGGAGGGCTTGCTATGGGAGGGCAGATCAGTGGAGACGGTGATCAGCCGGATAGTGATATTAACGGAATCAATGGTGGTTTCTCTCAATATACCAGATTGATGTATACCCTGAATGTTGTCACAACCGATGAGGCTGTGATTGGATGGAATGACGGAAATCTTCATACTCTTCACAAAATGACCTGGGATGCTTCCAATGAATTCATTGCTGCTATGTACTATAGAGTATATACGGAAATTGCTTTTTGTAATGAGTTTCTGAGAAATGTAACGGATGAAAAATTGGCTTCCAATAATATTACTGGAGATAATCTTGCTCAGGCAAAACTAATGAGAGCAGAAGCACGTTTTCTTAGAGCACAGTCATATTATCATGCAATAGATATGTTCGGGAATGTTCCTTTTGTAGATGAATCCTATTTGCCGGGTTCTGTGAATCCACCACAGAGAATAGAAAGAAAAGCATTATTTAATTTTATTGAATCCGAATTGCTTGCTGTAGCAGGAGAATTAAAAGATCCTAAAACCAATGAATATGGAAGAGCAGATAAAGCTGCTGTATGGTCATTGTTGGCAAAATTATATTTGAATGCAGAAGTATATACGGGAACACAGAGAAATACGGACTGTATCACTTATTGTAACAAAGTGATTGCAGCAGGGTATTCTTTAAAACCAAAATATGACGATTTGTTCCTTGCAGATAACAATATCAATAACCCTGAACAGATCTTAAGTGTAAATTTTGATGGAATCAATACACAGACCAACGGTGGAACAACTTATCTTGTTCATGCTGCAATAGGTGGAGATATGAAAGCTGCTGACTTTGGAGTGAATGGAGGATGGAGTGGTTTAAGAACGACAAAAGCGTTTGTAGGCTTATTCCCTACTAATGGAAGTGATAAAAGAGGAAGATTCTTTACTTCAGGACAAAATTTAGAAATTAATGATTTAGGATCCTTCACAGATGGATATGCATTTATCAAATTCAAAAATGTTAAAAGTAACGGATCTGTTGGAGCTCATACCAACTGGGTTGAAGCTGATATCCCTTTATACCGTTTAGCCGATATCTATCTGATGTATGCAGAGGCTGTTTTAAGAGGTGGCGCTGGTGGAAATCAGGCTACAGCAATCGGTTATATTAATCAGCTGAGAGAGCGTGCTTATGGAAATACAAGCGGAGATGTATCTTCTATCAATCTCAACTTTATTTTAGATGAGAGAGGGAGAGAACTATCATGGGAAATGACCAGAAGAAGTGACCTTATCCGTTTCAACAAATATACTACAGGAGATTATGTTTGGCCATGGAAAGGAAATGTGAAAGATGGTAAAGCGGTAGAAAGTTATAGAAACCTTTTCCCAATACCTGCGAAAGATATTGTAGCAAACCCTAATCTGATTCAGAATCCTGGATATTAA